From a single Actinomyces viscosus genomic region:
- the murC gene encoding UDP-N-acetylmuramate--L-alanine ligase has translation MTASTHQPTPHADSQRTGADRLTLAGRSFHLIGIGGAGMSVVAQLLAARGARVSGSDAHGGPAFDHLADLGITTHLGHDAAHLPEESTVVVSTAIKETNPELAQARRRGQEVIHRSQALALAAQGLDFVAVAGAHGKTTTSGMLAEALTQAGADPSFAIGGVVRALGAGAHLGSGSALVAEADESDRSFLNYSPRVEIVTNVEPDHLDSYGTAEAFEAAFVDFAHRLVPGGLLVACAEDPGSLRLAQSAADEGLRVVTYSFAGPDTLPGGTLVGEGHVHLDIQERGASSTRALLTLTSTAHRGRADGVGAQEPSQSPVELVLAVPGDHVALDAAGAWAAGVELGVEPAEMARALGVFGGTGRRFEDRGEADGVRVIDDYAHHPTEIEALLHTAREVAQERGGRVLVLFQPHLFSRTQTFADRFGQALALADVVVVADVYPARETQADFPDITGDTVAQRVPGHRATFVSDRQEAAHTVAALARPGDLLLTVGAGDVTELAATVLDDLTAREGSAPGSPEERGGRA, from the coding sequence ATGACCGCCTCGACACACCAACCCACCCCCCACGCCGACTCTCAGCGGACCGGTGCCGACCGACTCACCCTGGCCGGCAGGTCGTTCCACCTCATCGGTATCGGGGGAGCGGGCATGAGCGTCGTCGCCCAGCTGCTCGCCGCTCGCGGCGCCCGGGTGTCGGGCTCCGACGCCCACGGAGGCCCCGCCTTCGACCACCTTGCCGACCTGGGCATCACGACCCACCTGGGCCACGACGCGGCGCACCTTCCCGAGGAGAGCACGGTCGTGGTCTCCACCGCGATCAAGGAGACCAACCCCGAGCTCGCCCAGGCCCGCCGCCGGGGCCAGGAGGTCATCCACCGCTCCCAGGCTCTCGCCCTGGCCGCCCAGGGGCTGGACTTCGTCGCCGTGGCCGGCGCGCACGGCAAGACGACGACCTCGGGCATGCTCGCCGAGGCCCTCACTCAGGCCGGCGCCGACCCCTCATTCGCCATCGGCGGGGTCGTCAGGGCCCTGGGGGCCGGAGCCCACCTGGGGAGCGGCTCCGCCCTGGTGGCGGAGGCGGACGAGTCCGACCGCTCCTTCCTCAACTACTCGCCCCGCGTGGAGATCGTCACCAACGTCGAGCCCGACCACCTCGACAGCTACGGCACCGCAGAGGCCTTCGAGGCGGCCTTCGTCGACTTCGCCCACCGCCTGGTCCCCGGAGGCCTTCTGGTGGCCTGCGCCGAGGACCCCGGCTCACTGCGCCTGGCGCAGTCGGCCGCCGACGAGGGGCTGCGTGTGGTCACCTACTCCTTCGCAGGCCCCGACACCCTGCCCGGCGGGACGCTGGTGGGGGAGGGACACGTCCACCTGGACATCCAGGAGCGCGGGGCCTCCTCCACCCGTGCGCTGCTGACTCTGACCAGCACGGCGCACCGGGGCCGGGCCGACGGCGTGGGCGCGCAGGAGCCGTCCCAGAGCCCGGTCGAGCTGGTGCTGGCCGTGCCCGGCGACCACGTGGCCCTCGATGCCGCCGGCGCCTGGGCGGCGGGCGTCGAGCTGGGCGTCGAGCCGGCGGAGATGGCCCGTGCCCTGGGTGTCTTCGGAGGTACCGGGCGCCGCTTTGAGGACCGGGGCGAGGCCGACGGCGTCCGCGTCATCGACGACTACGCCCACCACCCCACGGAGATCGAGGCGCTGCTGCACACCGCGCGCGAGGTCGCTCAGGAGCGCGGCGGCCGGGTCCTGGTGCTCTTCCAGCCGCACCTGTTCTCCCGCACCCAAACCTTCGCCGACCGCTTCGGTCAGGCCCTGGCGCTGGCCGACGTCGTCGTCGTCGCAGACGTCTACCCGGCCAGGGAGACCCAGGCCGACTTCCCTGACATCACCGGGGACACGGTCGCCCAGCGGGTCCCCGGCCACAGAGCCACCTTCGTCTCGGATCGTCAGGAGGCCGCGCACACGGTGGCCGCCCTGGCCCGCCCCGGTGACCTGCTGCTGACGGTCGGGGCCGGTGACGTCACCGAGCTCGCCGCCACGGTTCTGGACGATCTGACGGCCCGTGAGGGCAGTGCCCCCGGTTCGCCCGAGGAACGAGGCGGGCGGGCATGA
- a CDS encoding UDP-N-acetylglucosamine--N-acetylmuramyl-(pentapeptide) pyrophosphoryl-undecaprenol N-acetylglucosamine transferase has product MPETSESAGSPQEASSSRPERPRPLRVLLAGGGTAGHVNPLLATAAALQDPALGGDPRTQILVLGTAEGLENRLVPEAGFELALVPRVPLPRRPSGDLLRLPHRLGKAISAATEAIEAVGADVVVGFGGYVSTPAYLAARKAGVPVVIHEQNARPGLANRLGASWARAVALTFASTRLKASKGGTEVTGLPLRPAIATLVTQRATPEGARRARVEGARALGLDPDMPTLLVTGGSLGAQHLNEVLSESLDSLPAGLQVLHLTGKDKDAPVRAALEAAVASGAPQDLTERYHVLDYLTTMEQAYACADGVLCRSGAGTVAEITALGLPALYVPLPIGNGEQRLNAADVLASGGGRMVLDADLKPSDILDFAVLISDPERQAAMARAAASTGVQDAAARLSALIQQCASTNPAPTDEENAA; this is encoded by the coding sequence GTGCCCGAGACAAGTGAGAGCGCAGGCTCGCCCCAGGAGGCGTCGTCCAGCCGGCCGGAGCGGCCCCGGCCGCTGCGGGTGCTGCTGGCTGGTGGTGGCACCGCCGGCCACGTCAACCCGTTGCTGGCCACGGCCGCGGCCCTGCAGGACCCGGCCCTGGGCGGTGACCCGCGCACACAGATCCTCGTCCTGGGAACCGCCGAGGGGCTGGAGAACCGCCTGGTGCCCGAGGCCGGCTTCGAGCTGGCCCTCGTCCCCCGGGTCCCCCTGCCCCGGCGCCCCAGCGGGGACCTGCTGCGCCTGCCGCACCGGCTGGGAAAGGCGATCAGCGCAGCCACCGAGGCCATTGAGGCGGTCGGAGCCGACGTCGTCGTCGGCTTCGGAGGCTACGTCTCCACCCCCGCCTACCTCGCCGCCCGCAAGGCCGGTGTACCGGTCGTCATCCATGAGCAGAACGCCCGCCCGGGTCTGGCCAACCGGCTGGGGGCGTCCTGGGCCCGGGCAGTCGCCCTGACCTTCGCCTCCACCCGCCTCAAGGCCTCCAAGGGAGGCACCGAGGTCACCGGGCTGCCGCTGCGCCCGGCCATCGCCACCCTCGTGACGCAACGGGCCACCCCTGAGGGGGCCCGGCGCGCCCGCGTCGAGGGCGCCCGGGCGCTGGGGCTCGACCCCGACATGCCCACGCTCCTGGTGACGGGCGGTTCTCTAGGGGCTCAGCACCTCAACGAGGTCCTCAGCGAGTCACTGGACTCCCTGCCCGCCGGCCTGCAGGTGCTGCACCTGACCGGCAAGGACAAGGACGCACCCGTGCGCGCCGCCCTCGAGGCCGCGGTGGCCTCCGGCGCGCCGCAGGACCTGACCGAGCGCTACCACGTGCTGGACTACCTGACCACCATGGAGCAGGCGTACGCCTGCGCCGACGGGGTCCTGTGCCGCTCCGGAGCCGGCACCGTGGCGGAGATCACCGCCCTGGGGCTGCCGGCGCTCTACGTCCCCCTGCCGATCGGCAACGGTGAGCAACGTCTCAACGCCGCCGACGTCCTGGCCTCAGGAGGCGGGCGCATGGTGCTCGACGCCGACCTCAAGCCCTCCGACATCCTCGACTTCGCGGTGCTCATCTCCGACCCCGAGCGTCAGGCCGCCATGGCCCGGGCGGCCGCCTCCACCGGCGTCCAGGACGCGGCGGCCCGGCTGTCCGCCCTCATCCAGCAGTGCGCCTCCACGAACCCCGCTCCCACCGACGAGGAGAACGCGGCATGA
- a CDS encoding peptidoglycan glycosyltransferase FtsW → MTLTYYCLLISTLVLETFGLIMVFSVQSVTVAANGGNAFTDFAKYLIFAVVGTLGMVGVSRMPLSWFPRVSWVVLALTIAMQCLVFTPIGVNVYGNRNWILVPGVGTAQPSEFIKVALALVLGTLVTWYVAKRRDRRWYTGWAGVGIAIMSVLGGQDLGTVIILVLIVAGALWVGGLRKRWFALLGALGMLLFAAASMLSANRRARIIAWIHPEGADPTGVGYQPKHGMWALGTGGWFGVGPGSSRQKWGYLTQADSDYIFAVLGEEFGLVGTLVVIALFAAVGACCLRLMRRHTSTYVVATTSAIGAWIVGQAIINMGVVTGALPVLGVPLPLVSRGGTALVSVLLAIGVLLAFARHEPGAQEALSTSPGALRRSLAVIVPRRNRARDK, encoded by the coding sequence GTGACCCTGACCTACTACTGCCTGCTCATCTCCACCCTCGTGCTGGAGACCTTCGGACTCATCATGGTCTTCTCCGTGCAGTCGGTGACCGTGGCCGCCAACGGGGGCAACGCCTTCACCGACTTCGCCAAGTACCTCATCTTCGCCGTGGTGGGGACCCTGGGCATGGTGGGGGTCTCCCGCATGCCACTGTCCTGGTTCCCCCGGGTCTCCTGGGTGGTCCTGGCGCTGACGATCGCCATGCAGTGCCTGGTCTTCACCCCGATCGGCGTCAACGTCTACGGCAACCGCAACTGGATCCTGGTGCCCGGGGTCGGCACCGCCCAGCCCTCGGAGTTCATCAAGGTGGCCCTCGCCCTGGTCCTGGGCACGCTGGTGACCTGGTACGTGGCCAAGCGCCGGGACCGGCGGTGGTACACGGGCTGGGCTGGCGTCGGTATCGCGATCATGAGCGTCCTGGGGGGACAGGACCTGGGAACCGTCATCATCCTGGTCCTTATCGTGGCGGGCGCCCTGTGGGTGGGGGGCCTGAGGAAACGATGGTTCGCCCTCCTGGGGGCGCTCGGCATGCTGCTGTTCGCAGCAGCCTCCATGCTCAGTGCCAACCGGCGCGCCCGCATCATCGCCTGGATCCACCCGGAGGGCGCGGACCCCACCGGTGTGGGCTACCAGCCCAAGCACGGCATGTGGGCGCTGGGAACCGGCGGCTGGTTCGGTGTGGGGCCCGGCTCCTCGCGCCAGAAGTGGGGCTACCTCACCCAGGCCGACTCCGACTACATCTTCGCCGTGCTCGGCGAGGAGTTCGGGCTGGTGGGCACCCTCGTCGTCATCGCCCTGTTCGCCGCCGTCGGCGCCTGCTGCCTGCGCCTGATGAGACGCCACACCTCCACCTACGTCGTGGCCACGACCTCGGCCATCGGCGCGTGGATCGTGGGGCAGGCGATCATCAACATGGGGGTCGTCACCGGCGCCCTGCCGGTGCTGGGCGTCCCGCTGCCCCTCGTCAGCCGTGGAGGAACCGCCCTGGTCTCCGTCCTTCTGGCCATCGGGGTGCTTCTCGCCTTCGCCCGCCACGAACCCGGCGCGCAGGAGGCCCTGTCCACGAGTCCCGGGGCGCTGCGTCGCTCCCTGGCAGTCATTGTCCCAAGGAGGAACCGTGCCCGAGACAAGTGA